The [Clostridium] celerecrescens 18A genomic sequence GACCCCAGCGAATACAGGACCTGCGGTCGCACCATATCCCAATGTTACACCAGACTTTACGTATGTAGTACCGGATCCGACTAAGTTTACACCAATTGATGGAGAATATACGGTACAGAATATTATGACAGATGCAATGAGCAATGTTATCGGGGCTTGGTGGCGTATCGCCGACCATACGACAGGAAATGAAACAGGAAGAATGATGGTAGTAAATGGGTTTAACCCAGGAGCCGTATTTTTTAGGTCTACAGTACCGGTTACACCGAATACTAATTTTTTATTCAGCACATGGATTCTTAATCTTTTTAAAGTAACAGGCTTTCCGCCGGCACAGCTAGGTGTCAGAATCCTGGATCAAAACGGTAATGTACTGTTTCAGCAAGCATTAGGAGTTGAAATTCCAGTTAATATAAATGCACCAGAGTGGAAACAAATAGGAACTGTTATTAATTCGATGAATAACACTCAAATTACAGTGGAATTCTTCAGTGAAGGAGAAGCTGTTGTAGGGAACGATTATGCTATTGATGATGTTGCTTTACAGGAAATCTTAGTGCCAACATTTACTCCAGTTAAATCAAGCAGCACGTTTACTGCAAATGTAGGCGATATCGTAACTTATACGGTTAAATTAACAAATACTTGTACCAGTCCTCTTACAGATGTATTTTTTGAGGATAATATCCCTAATGGTTTATTATTCATACCTGGAAGTGTAACGGTTAATGGAGTTCCTGAGCTTGGAGTAGACCCTAATATTGGTTTTCCGCTGCCGGATATTCCAGGTGGATCCGTCACGGAAGTGACGTTTCAGGTGAGAGTTGAAGGCATACCGAATCCGAATCCTGCGATAAATACGGCAACTATCAATTACTCTTATACACCTGTTGAGGGTGGTATACCAGGTACTTTTTCAGAAGAATCAAACCCAGTTCCTCTTATGGTTGAAGAATTACCAGGCGAAGCAGATATTGCTGTAATAAAGCAAAGTAATCAGGTAATTGCAGTACCAGGAGAACCGTTCAGCTATACGATAACAGTTAATAATTTTGGCCCAAGTGAATCAGAAAATGTTCTTCTGATGGATAGTATCCCTAGTTCTATTCTTAATCCAATGTACTCAATCGATGGAGGAGTAACATTTAATCCATGGCCAGGATTTCTTAGCTTAGGAACTTTACCGGCAGGAGCAGAAAGAATTATCATAATAAGAGGAACAGTAAGCCCTGACGCAACAGGCGTGATTTCCAATACAGCAATCGTTAGCTCCACGACACCAGATCCAAATCCAGAGAATAACACTTCAACGTTAGAAACTCCAGTATCGGCTGTTGAAGCAGATGTTGCTGTAGAAAAACAAAGTAATCAGGCAGTTGCTATACCGGGTGAGCCGTATAGCTATACAATTATAGTTAATAACTTTGGTCCGAATGCTGCAGAGAATGTTCTTCTAATGGACAGTATACCAAGTTCTATTCTTAATCCAATGTACTCAAATGATGGAGGAGTAACATTTAATCCATGGCCGGGTTTTCTTAATTTAGGAACATTACCGGCAGGAGCAGAAAGAATTATCATAATAAAAGGAACTGTAAGCCAAGACGCAACAGGTGTGATTTCCAATACAGCAATCGTTAGCTCCACAACACCAGATCCAAATCCAGAGAATAACACTTCAACGTTAGAAACTCCAGTATCAGCTGTTGAAGCAGATATTGCGGTAGAAAAACAAAGCAATCAGGCAATCGCTATACCGGGAGAGCCGCTTAGCTATACAATTGTAGTTGATAACTTTGGTCCAAATGCTGCAGAGGAAGTTCTTTTAATGGATAGTATCCCAAGTTCTATTCTTAATCCAGAGTACTCAATCGATGGAGGAGTAACATTTAATCCATGGCCAGGATTTCTTGATTTAGGGACATTACCGGCAGGCGCGGAAAGAATTATCATAATAAGAGGAACTGTAAGCCCAACAGCAGCAGGCATTATTATCAATACAGCAACAGTCAGTTCCCCAACACCAGACCCAAATCCGGAGAACAACACTTCGACGACAGAGACGCCAATATTAGCTCCTGCCCGAGCAGATGTTTCAATTACAAAAACTGCAAGCCCCAATCCAGTGGCTCCAGGAGAAATGATAACCTTCACACTTGTAGTATCCAATGCAGGACCAAATACTGCAGAAAATGTAATTGTAAATGACAATATTTCACCAAGCATTACAGGGCCGGTATTTTCAATCGATGGAGGAGCAACCTTCAATCCATGGCTGGGTTCCCTTAATATAGGAGCATTGCCGGCTGGAGAATCAAGAACTATTATCATTAGAGGTACAGTAGCAGAATCAGCTACAGGCTGTATTAATAATACGGCAATTGCAATCTCAACAACACCGGATCCTAATCTGTTTAACAATGTAGCATCAATATGTGTGGCAGTTTCGGCAGGTGAAGAAACAGAAGCAGACGTATCTGTGAAGAAATTTGCAAATAAGAAAGAGGTTTGCTGCGGAGAGCTGGTGGTGTTTACTATCGTGATTTCAAATGCAGGCCCGGCAGATGCTCAGAATGTTGTTTTAACAGATAGCCTGGCAAACATTCTTAAAAAACCGATGTTTTCACTGGACGAAGGTTTTGCTTTCCAGCCATGGCCGGGAAGTGTTAACTTAGGCACAATACCAGCAGGCACTTCAAGAGTCGTTCTTATAAAAGGATGCATACGGCAAACATGTTCTTGTAAAATAATTAATACAGCACAAGTCAGTTCAACAACGCCAGATCCAGATCTTAACAATAATACAGCGACAGCTTGTGTACTAATTTCAAAATTTTGTGACGATTGATCTTGCTGCTCTTCCTGTTAAGGTTTAGTATATGAATTAAGTTCATACCGCCAACTGTTCAACGGTTGGCGGTACTTTTATATTCATGGAATTATTTCAAAAACAGTACCTTGGTAATGATCCGCTACTCTCATAGACCCATAGACCCCTAAATATAGCCTGGTTTGATCCAGATTTGTTCCCAAGCTAACAAAATAAGATGATTTAGACCCAAAATCATAATCAATATCAATCACACTAAAGTCCTGTAGTTTACAATCTGCCCTTAGCGTGGTATATGCGAGAGCCCCTCTGACAGGCGGCGGAGCTCCTTCATTCTTTGCAAGATCAGTAAACACAACACTCCCTGTTAAATCCGGCATTTCATTTCCCATATATGGCTGAACTCCTGTAAGCGCAGTTGCCCCAAACTTATCAGGCCGGGGATCTTGGTGAAAATAACTGATAAGAGGGGGTAAGCGCTTTACCGAGGTTGTTATTGT encodes the following:
- a CDS encoding DUF11 domain-containing protein; its protein translation is MATVSGRIIFDRNRSATIDAGDSGIANVPVVLQNITTGVRLVVLTDAAGNYAFINVPNGSYRIVEAYGTAGGVATPGDFTLAAPGPVPTAATPPISFVANPPAGSTNLDCLTPNTILITVTGADVTNQNILNGPVIYTPIATILDPCTTVSNTNLITDADNGTFGFFPPGTPANTGPAVAPYPNVTPDFTYVVPDPTKFTPIDGEYTVQNIMTDAMSNVIGAWWRIADHTTGNETGRMMVVNGFNPGAVFFRSTVPVTPNTNFLFSTWILNLFKVTGFPPAQLGVRILDQNGNVLFQQALGVEIPVNINAPEWKQIGTVINSMNNTQITVEFFSEGEAVVGNDYAIDDVALQEILVPTFTPVKSSSTFTANVGDIVTYTVKLTNTCTSPLTDVFFEDNIPNGLLFIPGSVTVNGVPELGVDPNIGFPLPDIPGGSVTEVTFQVRVEGIPNPNPAINTATINYSYTPVEGGIPGTFSEESNPVPLMVEELPGEADIAVIKQSNQVIAVPGEPFSYTITVNNFGPSESENVLLMDSIPSSILNPMYSIDGGVTFNPWPGFLSLGTLPAGAERIIIIRGTVSPDATGVISNTAIVSSTTPDPNPENNTSTLETPVSAVEADVAVEKQSNQAVAIPGEPYSYTIIVNNFGPNAAENVLLMDSIPSSILNPMYSNDGGVTFNPWPGFLNLGTLPAGAERIIIIKGTVSQDATGVISNTAIVSSTTPDPNPENNTSTLETPVSAVEADIAVEKQSNQAIAIPGEPLSYTIVVDNFGPNAAEEVLLMDSIPSSILNPEYSIDGGVTFNPWPGFLDLGTLPAGAERIIIIRGTVSPTAAGIIINTATVSSPTPDPNPENNTSTTETPILAPARADVSITKTASPNPVAPGEMITFTLVVSNAGPNTAENVIVNDNISPSITGPVFSIDGGATFNPWLGSLNIGALPAGESRTIIIRGTVAESATGCINNTAIAISTTPDPNLFNNVASICVAVSAGEETEADVSVKKFANKKEVCCGELVVFTIVISNAGPADAQNVVLTDSLANILKKPMFSLDEGFAFQPWPGSVNLGTIPAGTSRVVLIKGCIRQTCSCKIINTAQVSSTTPDPDLNNNTATACVLISKFCDD